gtacagacatgtgccatacctcgtttaaaaggtattttgaaatacttcaacgcctttttaacttaatttgttaaaatacaattatttaaaaattatgatttatgaccaatttaaatttaaatgtatatattagctcctatgagagcaaatgtaagcaaacaaaaacttctgatatcaaataaaaacacctcttaacgaggtaaagaactagtgacgatcgcgccttcaacatacaaaagttctgatatcaacatttgtgacgaaaaatgattacacttgtcattaaatagactttctaatattttctcattcggcacgctgcaatagaaaatgcctgtgaagggaaaaaggctggaatagtctgctagggcgggccgaatgagaaaatattagaaagtctatttaatgacgagtgtaataatttttcgtcacaaatgttgatatcagaacttttgtatgttgaaggcgcgatcgtcactagttctttacctcgttaagaggtgtttttatttgatacgaaaatagccacttttgcaagctcgaactactaacgctccctgagtattgaattttgtgtatatcctcacaactgtattttagggtcatggaatcagtaaatttgcacttaagagttccatataggaatcttttgggtaatagtctagaagagcggcctgagcaccaaaaaccgcgaaaaaattaccctcgatggaccgcgatttcttaggaatttacgtgcagaagattatttgcggaaatgcatggttctcttgtaattgcatttcaaagttgcgtgttttgctataaaaacaaagtaggattttgaggtgttttgtgtcattttgctataaaaacaatgagcattttctaggaatttatgggtttgctataaaaaacaagtaggcTTTTTTTGCTTAATCAGAAATGgcacttttgatttttgtttactatGGATTCCTGCAACGGGTGCACTATTTCTTATAAAGACTTTCTTGCCATGGACGAAGAAGAAGTGTTTGCATTTCTGCAGAGACATGGAGTTGTTCTAAAGAGCAAGGACTGTCCCAACTGCAGTAAGCCCGCAACATTGTCTTTCAATGCGAAGAGACCGATTAGTACGCCATTTTGGAGGTGCCGCAGGATGATAAGTAATCATCAACAGAAacgaaaattaagaaaagttCAATGCTCCTTTAAGGtaacaattgtttaatttaaaaaaaatattgctttaaattatatttgtaagGAATCCGCCATCAAACGGACATTCTTCAGCAAGTCCCACGTTGGTATTGAACAGGAATGTAATTTTGTGGCTTGGGAAATGAAGGGTTCAACAATCTCATTCCTTCGGGAAGAACTAGGCTGGTCCCAACAGACGGTGGTTGACTGGAGTAATTTTCTTCGGGAAATTTATCTTAGCTGGACGAAGAAGaacgcaaaacaaataataggtGGATACGGTTTAACCGTCGAAATTGACGAAACCAAAATTGGCCGGCGCAAGTATAATTGCGGTCGCGTGGTGGATGGACAGTGGGTTTTCGGAGGAATTTGCAGAGAAACcggtgacttttttttggtgcctGTGGAGGACCGTAGCCAGGAAACGCTCCTTCCAATTATAGAGGCCAACATCGCCAATGGAACCAGAATTATATCCGACTGCTGGAAGTCATACAATGGTTTAAAGGATGCGAACTACTCTCACATGACCGTTAATCACTCAGTAAACTTCGTCGACCCTGAAACGGGAGCCAATACACAGCGAATAAAGAGACTATGGCGTGATCTAAAGGAGAACATTCCCCACTATGGCCGGAAAACGGAGCACTACCAAGGGTACCTAGCGCGATTCACTTTTTTGAAAAGGCACCCAAACCACACCTCAAGATTCCATGCAATTTTCTCAGCAATGGGCGAATTGTTTAATCCTGAACGCGATGttaatcgcgcgattttttttttttaatttttttgcctccggcgcttttttagcattttccatctctttttaaatactaacaatTAACTATCTTAAATTTCAGGAATCCACCGATACGGACAATGAAAAGGAATAGGCTTAATCTGTACCACTAaccagcattttttataaataaatatttactgtccaatcattaaccatagtcactatggacggcagtccatgtagtgacgaagcgcaccaggagagtgtgcgaaggcgactactattatatagccgcaaaattgaaaatctgctgtgatagtccgatcgtaatgagtaatacaccaatcgaaaggtattgcaaaaacttaaaggattgcataccaagactttaagaaaatcaattggcttgggagagagag
This portion of the Drosophila takahashii strain IR98-3 E-12201 chromosome 3R, DtakHiC1v2, whole genome shotgun sequence genome encodes:
- the LOC138913427 gene encoding uncharacterized protein isoform X1; translation: MDSCNGCTISYKDFLAMDEEEVFAFLQRHGVVLKSKDCPNCSKPATLSFNAKRPISTPFWRCRRMISNHQQKRKLRKVQCSFKESAIKRTFFSKSHVGIEQECNFVAWEMKGSTISFLREELGWSQQTVVDWSNFLREIYLSWTKKNAKQIIGGYGLTVEIDETKIGRRKYNCGRVVDGQWVFGGICRETGDFFLVPVEDRSQETLLPIIEANIANGTRIISDCWKSYNGLKDANYSHMTVNHSVNFVDPETGANTQRIKRLWRDLKENIPHYGRKTEHYQGYLARFTFLKRHPNHTSRFHAIFSAMGELFNPERDESTDTDNEKE
- the LOC138913427 gene encoding uncharacterized protein isoform X2, with the protein product MKGSTISFLREELGWSQQTVVDWSNFLREIYLSWTKKNAKQIIGGYGLTVEIDETKIGRRKYNCGRVVDGQWVFGGICRETGDFFLVPVEDRSQETLLPIIEANIANGTRIISDCWKSYNGLKDANYSHMTVNHSVNFVDPETGANTQRIKRLWRDLKENIPHYGRKTEHYQGYLARFTFLKRHPNHTSRFHAIFSAMGELFNPERDESTDTDNEKE